One Saimiri boliviensis isolate mSaiBol1 chromosome 7, mSaiBol1.pri, whole genome shotgun sequence genomic window, CAAGGTCCTGAGCTGAATATACAAATTTAAGCAGAAGTTATCCAGAACAACTTCTGTTTCTGGCCAAGATGGAATAATAGGCATGGACTTCATGCTCCTTCCTAGAGCAATTAAAATGTTGTATAAAATGTATGAAGCAATGGTTTGGGATATCAGACAGCACAGGACAGTGATCCCTGAGAGAGGGAAAACAAATGAGCTGAGCTGAACATTTGCTCCATCCTACTGCCTTGAGAGAGTTTCTAGGCTGCTTTGCAAAGAGGAGGAATCCAGGCAGAGTCCAGTAGCCTCTCTGAGCTGAGGAGATGGAACGGGGAatccagggaggccaaggcagctatAGTTTTAAGGGCAATGTACCAAACAGGAGAGAGCTACAGAGAAATGAAGGATGAGAATAAAGGTGGGGGGCACAAGgtcgggggagagagagagagaggcagaaatcTGGAGCGGGTCCCCTTAAGCCTTTGGCTGAGTACTGATCAGAGCATGTATGTGAAGAAAGTATCTGAGTCTAGGGAAACAACCACATGAAAGGAACAGAGGAAATAATCCCTGGAGTGTATGTTCTCATCAGCCAGTTGGAAAACCTCATAAATCACAAGACATCAGATAGAGTACTCAGAAGGGTATTATCTCAGTAATGGGGCAAAGTTAGCACTAGACTAGTGGATATTCTGGTCTCAACtaacaaagtttaaaaacaatcAAACTTGAAAAGATCTGTTTCCAAATAACTGTGTCTCAGAACAAAGTTTCAGAGgatttacagaaatataaaattgtccaacacccaacaaggtaaaattcacagTGTCTACTATCCAGTCAAAAATTACTAGATACAGGCATacaaataatgaggaaaatatgACTAATAACAAGGAAAGTAAATCACTCAATGGAAACAGACCCAGAAATGACATAGATGTTAGAAAAAGGACGTTAGTAGACAGGACATTAAAACAGTTATTATAtgtttaagaaagtaaaagattaAGTATGTTAAATAAAGGcatggaagatattttaaaaatccaaactaAACTTCTAGCAATGAAAACtataatgtgaaataaaaaatatattgggTGAAATCAACAGCAGAGTTAACACTgcggaagaaaaaaacaaatgaagctgAAGATATATTCATAGAGACTATccaaaagaaacacagagaagtgagattgagaaaaacaaaaaagagcagagcACCAGTGAGCTGTAAGAAAACTTCAAGTGGctgccgggcgcggcggctcacacctgtaatctcagcactttgggagccaaggcgggcagatcacaaggtcaagagatcgagaccatcctggccaatgtggtgaaaccttgtctctactaaaaatacaaaaattagctggacctggtggcatgcacctgtagtctcagctactcaggaggctgaggcaggggaattgcttgaacccaggaggcagaggttgcagtgaaccaagattgtaccactgcactctagcccggagACAAAgtgagagcgagactctgtctaaaaaaaaaaaaaaataaaaaaaaaaaaaaaaaaaaaagctgtactggtggaatcccagcacttcgggaggccaaagcaggtggattatgaggtcaggagatcaagaccatctggctaacatggtgaaaccccatctctactaaaaatacaaaaaaaaaaaaaaaaaaaagcttggcatggtggtacacacctgtagtcccagctacttgggaggctgaggcaggagaattgcttgaacccaggagggggaggttgaagtgagccaagatcacgccactgcactctatcctgggtgacagcatgagaatctgtctcaaaaaaaaaaagaaaacttcaagtgGCCTACTATTTGTGTAATTGGAGTTCCAGGCAAAGGAAGAgggtagaaaaatatttgaaggcaTAATGACCAAATAtattccaaatttgatgaaaactgtaAGTCCACAAATCCAAGAAGCTCGATGAACCCCTAGCACAAAAAAACTGGAGAACTACACAAAGAACACATCATAACCAAACTGTTTCAAACCAGTGTGAAACAGAGTATCTTATAAGCAGCTAGAGGAAAACAGAACACAGTGTGTGCAAAGGTGCAACACTGAAAATGacaggctgtgcatggtggctcacacctgtaatcctagccctttgggaggccaaggtgggcggatcatgaggtcgcgagattgagaccctcctggctaacatgataaaaccccgtctctaccaaaaatataaaaaattagctgggcatggtggcacatgcctgtagtcccagctacagaaggccgaggcaggggaatcacttgaacctgggaggcagaggttgcagagatccGAGATctcacgactgcactccagcctgggtgacagagtgagactccatctcaaaaaaaaaaaaaaaaaaaaaaagacagcaggccgggtgtggtggctcacatctgtaatcccagcgctttgggaggccaaggcaagcagttcatgagctcaggagtttgaaaccagcctggccaacatagtgcccctctctactaaagattaaaaaaaaaaaaaaggagctgctGTCGTCGCCATGACCCACTGTAACCAGCAAGAGCTCACCCGCCAGAAGAATATGAGAAAGCAGAGCAACTTCGTTAAGGGAAAGTGCCAAGGTGACGGGCTTTCTGCTGCTGCCTGCAAGCAGAGGGACTCGGAGATCACACAGCCGAAGCAGAAAAAGGCAAACAAGAAGAAGGAGGAACCCAAGTAGCTTTGTGGCTTCGTGTCCAACCCTCTTGCCCTTTGCCTGTGTGGCTGGACCAGTCCCACCATGCTCATATTCCTCCTGTAGTGCTCACAGGTCCCAGCACCGATGGGATTCCTTTTGCTCTGAGTCTGCAGTGGGAAAAGGGATTTTGTGCTTCCTTCCCCTCAGGTAGCCTCTCTCCCTCTGGGCCACTCCCGGGGATGAGGGGTTTACTCCTTCCCAGTGTTTTTTATTCCTGTGGGGCTCACTCCAAAGTATTAAAAGtagctttataaaaaaaaaaaaattagctgggtgtggtggggcactcctgtaatcccagcaacctgctagactgaggcaggagagtcatttgaacccaggaggtggaggttgcagtgagctgagatcgtactattgcactctagcttgggtgacagggtgagatgccatctcaaaaaaaaaaaaaaaagacagcagacttctttttgtttttcttttcttattttctttttttattttgggggtacatagtctcactctgtggcaaaggctggagtacagtggcatgatcttggctcactacaacctccacctcctgggttcaggtgattctcctgcctcagcctcttgagtagctgggattacaggctaaatttcatatttttagtagaggtggggtttcagcatgttggctaggctggtctcgaactcctgacctcaggttatctgcccttcttggcctcctaaagtgctgggattacgttataggcatgagtcactgcacctggccgcagACTTCTTGGCCGCATACTTCTTGGCCACAGACTTCTTTTTGAAAAcaatgaaagccagaagacaaGGGAATAACATCTTCTaaatactgaaggaaaaaaattgtcatcctagaattctatacccaacaaaagtagctttcaaaaatgaaggggaaataaaaacttttcagaCAGTTAAAATGGCAAGAACCACCAAAATacttgcattaaaataaaaacttttcagaCAGTTAAAATGGCAAGAACCACCAAAATACTTGCATTATAAAAAATGGTGACTGAAGTCcttcaaacagaaggaaaattataCTAGATAGAAATCTGAATCTATACAAAGCAATTTAAGAGCACTAGAAATGGGGAGTTCTATCTAATAAATGAATAAGGAGTGACAGAATAGAGTAACAAAATTTTGTATGCTctaatgaattaatgaatctAGGCAATGATCAACAATGACTGACAATGTGACAAAAGGAAGCAACTGGGTAGTATTATATACTAGCAATGTGAAGTAATATTgccaaaaaataagaacaaaaagagGTAATAACCAAAGCTGACTCTGGCCACTAGATCTAACTACCAATTTACTAGCTTTACAAGGGACAGAGAAACATGTTGTTAAGTGACACCActgtgttttaataattttacaacTCCAGATTTGGGAAATTTCTGTAAGATAAACAATCagattttgttcattaaaaaaagtgcaaagggggagagagagagagagatttacacACAGAACTATAAACAAGAGACTTCAGAGACATATCAGTTAATCACAACATATAGATCTTGTTTAGACTTCTACTTCAAACAAacatactaaaaaaagaaaaaattaaaactcattcAGGGAAATGTGAACACTGACAGGTATTTTATAACATTAAAGaattagtgaagaaaaaaaagttacccaTGCCAATAGAGGACAAAGCTTGCCCCAAGGGGTGGGGACAGCATAGGCAAAGGCATCCTCTTTAGTGAGGGGGTGACAGTTTAGTAGTTACAGGAGAAGGGACACCGGCTGCAAAAACATCCTCTTACTTTCCCTCTGGGCT contains:
- the LOC101044595 gene encoding small EDRK-rich factor 2-like, translating into MTHCNQQELTRQKNMRKQSNFVKGKCQGDGLSAAACKQRDSEITQPKQKKANKKKEEPK